A stretch of the bacterium genome encodes the following:
- a CDS encoding glycosyltransferase, whose amino-acid sequence MGAHKVRVLHLLESGGLYGAERVVLNLSTALRAAGRYEPVVGCIVQNPDEPSALFDEARRLGFAAEKVLLRNLRLAVDVPREARRLRALGIGLVHSHGYKATVYGGFLRALWPVPMTATCHLWFIEPGSPLKMRLMVGLEMRFYRRFRTVTAVSGEIRQVLVKAGVREDRVRVIPNGIPLDPPLLPAAERERLRASLGVGPEGFLVLNAGRLTAQKDQATLLRAVGGLPATGRPVTCLVAGEGELRESLQSQIVAGGWGDRVRLLGFRDDVPALLQAADAFALPSLDEGMPMILLETAATGTPIVATPVGDIPTLVRDGATGLVVPRGDPAALPAALLRLRDEPGLGARLGAAARDEVRREHSSETMAARYAEVYSQHVRQ is encoded by the coding sequence ATGGGCGCCCATAAAGTGCGGGTCCTGCACCTGCTCGAGAGCGGGGGCCTCTACGGCGCCGAACGCGTCGTCCTGAACCTGTCGACCGCCTTGCGGGCCGCCGGCCGGTACGAGCCGGTGGTCGGGTGCATCGTGCAGAACCCCGACGAACCGAGCGCCCTGTTCGACGAGGCCCGGCGCCTGGGGTTCGCCGCGGAAAAAGTGCTGTTGCGCAACCTGCGCCTGGCCGTCGACGTGCCGCGCGAGGCGCGTCGGCTGCGCGCGCTGGGCATCGGACTGGTGCACAGCCACGGCTACAAGGCCACCGTCTACGGGGGCTTCCTGCGGGCCCTGTGGCCCGTGCCGATGACCGCCACCTGCCACCTGTGGTTCATCGAGCCGGGCTCGCCGCTGAAAATGCGGTTGATGGTCGGCCTGGAGATGCGCTTCTACCGGCGCTTCCGCACGGTGACGGCCGTTTCGGGCGAGATCCGCCAGGTGCTCGTCAAGGCCGGCGTGCGTGAGGACCGCGTGCGCGTGATCCCCAACGGCATCCCGCTGGATCCGCCGCTGCTGCCGGCGGCGGAACGGGAGAGATTGCGTGCTTCGCTGGGCGTGGGCCCGGAGGGCTTCCTGGTGCTGAACGCCGGCCGCCTGACGGCGCAGAAGGACCAGGCGACGCTGCTGCGCGCCGTGGGCGGGCTGCCGGCGACAGGCCGGCCCGTGACCTGCCTGGTGGCGGGCGAGGGCGAACTGCGCGAGTCCCTGCAGTCGCAGATTGTCGCCGGGGGCTGGGGAGATCGCGTGCGCCTGCTCGGCTTCCGCGACGACGTGCCGGCGCTGCTGCAGGCGGCCGATGCGTTCGCGCTGCCGTCGCTCGACGAAGGCATGCCGATGATCCTGCTGGAGACGGCCGCCACCGGGACGCCCATCGTGGCCACGCCGGTGGGCGATATCCCCACGCTGGTCCGGGACGGCGCCACGGGCCTGGTCGTGCCGCGCGGCGACCCGGCCGCGCTGCCTGCGGCGCTGCTGCGGCTGCGCGACGAGCCCGGACTGGGCGCCCGCCTGGGCGCCGCCGCCCGTGACGAGGTGCGTCGCGAGCATTCCAGTGAAACGATGGCCGCCCGCTACGCCGAGGTGTACAGCCAGCATGTCCGCCAGTAG
- a CDS encoding glycosyltransferase: MSASSEPVMVPGLVSVVTASYNMGGYIAETLDALLAQDYPHLESIVVDDGSTDDTARVLERYAGDPRVRVVRQANAGQTVAKNHGIREARGEFIAFCDADDTWRPDKLSRQLPRFADPRVAVVYSDIECVDGQGKPLPYYDIPHYEGRVTAQLLIDNFVPFPTAVARATVLRAAGGFDESLTMSIDYDLWLRISVDHLFAFVPERLANYRVWEGQMSRKTGERLDNFMRLLDRFLRDHPGAATRREVDQAYAHVFVTRGYWHAREGRRAEAWHDYREALRRDPLAARLWKRLVSLGLDRDRLREGAAT, from the coding sequence ATGTCCGCCAGTAGTGAACCCGTCATGGTCCCGGGCCTGGTCTCGGTCGTGACCGCCTCGTACAACATGGGCGGCTACATCGCCGAGACGCTCGACGCGTTGCTGGCGCAGGACTACCCGCACCTGGAGTCGATCGTCGTCGACGACGGCTCGACCGACGACACGGCGCGCGTGCTCGAGCGGTATGCCGGCGACCCGCGCGTGCGCGTCGTGCGCCAGGCCAATGCGGGCCAGACCGTGGCCAAGAACCACGGCATCCGCGAGGCGCGTGGCGAGTTCATCGCCTTCTGCGACGCCGACGACACCTGGCGTCCCGACAAGCTGAGCCGGCAGTTGCCGCGCTTTGCCGACCCGCGCGTGGCCGTGGTCTACAGCGACATCGAATGTGTCGACGGGCAGGGCAAGCCGCTGCCCTACTACGACATCCCGCACTACGAGGGGCGCGTGACGGCGCAGCTCCTGATCGACAACTTCGTGCCGTTTCCCACGGCCGTGGCGCGCGCGACGGTGCTGCGTGCCGCCGGCGGTTTCGACGAGTCGCTGACGATGTCCATCGACTACGACCTGTGGCTGCGCATCTCGGTGGACCACCTGTTCGCCTTCGTGCCGGAGCGGCTGGCGAACTACCGCGTGTGGGAAGGCCAGATGTCGCGGAAGACCGGTGAGCGCCTCGACAACTTCATGCGACTGCTCGACCGCTTCCTCAGGGATCATCCCGGCGCCGCGACGCGGCGCGAGGTCGACCAGGCCTACGCCCACGTCTTCGTCACGCGCGGCTACTGGCATGCGCGCGAAGGCCGGCGGGCCGAGGCCTGGCACGACTACCGCGAGGCCCTGCGCCGCGACCCGCTGGCCGCGCGGCTGTGGAAGCGCCTGGTCTCGCTGGGCCTCGATCGCGACCGCCTGCGCGAGGGGGCCGCGACATGA
- a CDS encoding phenylacetate--CoA ligase family protein has protein sequence MRLPDAVVGGFFEPAWDVYERSARLRELRRLRRTQWEKPEAVRARQEAALRTMVTHAASTCAFYRDSFAQAGVDPASVRTLDDLARLPIVTKDDIRQRGDDLISSRHRKQDLRKAKTGGSTGVSLEIYCDEPGVQLRTAAALRSDEWSGWRLGQPMAAVWGNPPVPATWKARLRAALKERIIYLDTMRIDRPALERFTAEWERLRPGLLFGHAHSLFILAEYLQEQGRRLDPKGVVATSMMLLEPERRVIEAVCGVPVTNRYGCEEVSLIACECEQHRGLHLNADHVITEFLRDDGSPCAPGEDGRLVVTELINFGMPLIRYELGDRGVPSDRLCPCGRGLPLMEQVTGRTADFLRAEAGYRVQGISIIENTLTKLSGIRQMQIVQEEPLRLQVHLVPGPGWGDDVAAALVATLRDILGQGMAVDLFPAERIPQEKNGKYRFTICRLPAN, from the coding sequence ATGAGGCTGCCCGACGCCGTGGTGGGCGGCTTCTTCGAGCCGGCCTGGGACGTCTATGAGCGCAGCGCGCGCCTGCGGGAACTGCGCCGGCTGCGGCGCACGCAGTGGGAGAAGCCCGAGGCCGTCCGTGCGCGCCAGGAGGCGGCCCTGCGGACCATGGTGACCCATGCCGCCTCCACCTGCGCCTTCTATCGCGACAGTTTCGCACAGGCCGGCGTCGACCCGGCCTCGGTGCGCACACTGGACGACCTGGCGCGCCTGCCGATCGTCACCAAGGATGACATCCGGCAGCGCGGCGACGACCTCATCTCCTCGCGCCACCGCAAGCAGGACCTGCGCAAGGCCAAGACCGGCGGTTCGACCGGCGTCTCGCTGGAGATCTACTGCGACGAGCCGGGCGTGCAGCTGCGGACGGCCGCGGCCCTGCGCTCGGACGAGTGGTCGGGCTGGCGACTGGGCCAGCCGATGGCCGCGGTCTGGGGCAATCCGCCGGTGCCGGCGACCTGGAAGGCGCGCCTGCGGGCCGCGCTCAAGGAGCGCATCATCTACCTGGACACGATGCGCATCGACCGGCCCGCGCTCGAGCGCTTCACGGCCGAGTGGGAGCGCCTGCGTCCCGGCCTGCTGTTCGGTCACGCGCATTCGCTGTTCATCCTCGCCGAATACCTGCAGGAGCAGGGGCGCCGCCTGGACCCGAAGGGCGTCGTGGCCACCAGCATGATGCTCCTGGAACCCGAGCGGCGGGTGATCGAGGCGGTGTGCGGGGTGCCCGTCACCAACCGCTACGGCTGCGAGGAGGTGAGCCTCATTGCCTGCGAGTGCGAACAGCATCGCGGCCTGCACCTGAACGCCGACCACGTCATCACCGAGTTCCTGCGCGACGACGGCTCGCCCTGCGCGCCCGGCGAGGACGGCCGCCTGGTGGTGACCGAGCTCATCAATTTCGGCATGCCGCTGATTCGCTACGAACTGGGCGATCGCGGCGTGCCGAGCGACCGGCTGTGCCCCTGCGGGCGCGGCCTGCCGCTGATGGAGCAGGTGACCGGGCGCACCGCCGACTTCCTGCGGGCGGAGGCCGGCTACCGCGTGCAGGGCATCTCGATCATCGAGAACACGCTGACGAAGCTGTCCGGCATCCGGCAGATGCAGATCGTCCAGGAGGAGCCGCTGCGCCTGCAGGTGCACCTGGTGCCGGGGCCCGGCTGGGGCGACGACGTGGCGGCCGCCCTCGTGGCGACGCTGCGGGACATCCTCGGCCAGGGCATGGCCGTGGACCTGTTTCCGGCCGAGCGGATCCCCCAGGAGAAGAACGGCAAGTACCGGTTCACGATCTGTCGGTTGCCGGCTAATTAG
- the rfbF gene encoding glucose-1-phosphate cytidylyltransferase, translating into MAKKPIVAILAGGMGTRLAEETEIRPKPMVEIGGHPILWHIMKHYAHYGHNEFVIALGYKGEYIKRWMRDFGTLEGDMTVHTNKGDVLTYTERRPDWTVHLVETGMTTGTGGRIKRLQPWLDDRTFMLTWGDGLSDVPLDRLHDFHKDHGRLATLTSVRPPARYGHLEFEGNAVKRFTEKPQTAEGWINGAFFVLEPGVFDYIEGDPVMFEQAPMEGLARDDQLMAYKHESFWQCMDTLREKHILQTLWDSGNPPWKCWE; encoded by the coding sequence ATGGCCAAGAAACCGATCGTCGCCATCCTGGCCGGCGGCATGGGCACGCGCCTGGCGGAGGAAACGGAGATCCGGCCGAAACCGATGGTCGAAATCGGTGGCCATCCCATCCTCTGGCACATCATGAAGCACTATGCGCACTACGGGCACAACGAGTTCGTGATCGCGCTGGGCTACAAGGGCGAGTACATCAAGCGCTGGATGCGCGACTTCGGCACGCTCGAAGGCGACATGACCGTGCACACCAACAAGGGTGACGTACTGACCTACACCGAGCGACGCCCCGACTGGACCGTGCACCTGGTCGAGACCGGCATGACGACGGGCACGGGCGGTCGCATCAAGCGGCTGCAGCCGTGGCTGGACGACCGCACCTTCATGCTGACCTGGGGCGACGGGCTGTCCGACGTGCCGCTGGACCGCCTGCACGACTTCCACAAGGACCACGGCCGGCTGGCCACGCTGACGTCGGTGCGGCCGCCAGCGCGCTACGGCCACCTCGAGTTCGAGGGCAATGCCGTCAAGCGCTTCACCGAGAAGCCACAGACGGCCGAAGGCTGGATCAACGGCGCCTTCTTCGTGCTGGAGCCGGGCGTGTTCGACTACATCGAAGGTGATCCCGTCATGTTCGAGCAGGCGCCGATGGAAGGGCTGGCCCGCGACGACCAGCTGATGGCCTACAAGCACGAGTCGTTCTGGCAGTGCATGGACACGCTGCGCGAGAAGCACATCCTGCAGACGCTGTGGGACAGCGGCAATCCGCCGTGGAAGTGCTGGGAATAG